A region from the Brassica napus cultivar Da-Ae chromosome C8, Da-Ae, whole genome shotgun sequence genome encodes:
- the LOC106360809 gene encoding CTD small phosphatase-like protein isoform X2: MAELTQSDVVYSPRSLQVWKTFMNCLAFFYQIFLQILRAVGYHPLLSSSSSKAASDGFKPLPSIELPESPTTVEIASSTTGDRFQRLKVVLDLDETLVCAYETSSLPAALRNQAIEAGLNWFELECLSSDKESDGKPKINYVTVFERPGLHEFLEQLSQFADLVLFTAGLEGYARPLVDRIDTRKVLSNRLYRPSTVSTPYRDHVKDLLTTSKNMSRTVIVDNNPFSFLLQPSNGIPCIAFSAGQPNDTQLLDVILPLLKQLSEEEDVRPTLYDRFRMPEWFEKQGIPPSCWNP; this comes from the exons ATGGCCGAGTTGACTCAGTCCGACGTCGTTTACTCGCCTCGCTCCCTCCAAGTGTGGAAGACTTTCATGAACTGCCTCGCGTTCTTCTACCAGATCTTCCTCCAGATCCTCCGCGCCGTCGGCTACCATCCTctcctctcttcctcctcctctaaAGCCGCCTCCGATGGCTTTAAACCCTTGCCATCCATCGAATTGCCGGAATCTCCCACCACCGTGGAAATCGCCTCCTCCACCACCGGAGACCGTTTCCAGAGACTAAAG GTAGTTCTTGACTTGGATGAGACGTTAGTGTGTGCTTATGAGACCTCTAGTCTACCTGCTGCTTTACGCAATCAAGCCATTGAGGCTGGATTAAACTGGTTCGAACTTGAGTGTTTGTCATCTGACAAG GAAAGTGACGGTAAACCTAAGATCAATTACGTTACGGTATTTGAGCGTCCAGGATTGCACGAGTTCTTAGAGCAGCTTAGTCAGTTTGCTGATCTTGTTCTGTTTACCGCTGGTCTTGAAG GATATGCGAGACCGCTTGTGGATAGAATAGATACCAGGAAAGTACTAAGCAACCGGCTCTATCGACCTTCAACAGTCAGCAC ACCATACCGAGATCACGTGAAGGATCTGTTAACCACATCAAAGAACATGTCTAGGACTGTAATCGTTGACAACAATCCTTTCAGCTTTCTATTGCAACCATCAAATGGGATTCCATGTATTGCATTCTCTGCCGGGCAGCCTAATGACACTCAG CTTTTGGACGTTATTCTACCACTTCTGAAGCAACTttcagaggaagaagatgtaAGACCGACACTTTATGATAGGTTCCGCATGCCTGAATGGTTTGAGAAGCAAGGCATACCACCTTCTTGCTGGAATCCTTAA
- the LOC106360807 gene encoding putative serine/threonine-protein kinase-like protein CCR3, with protein MKRSIFSTVAYPVTVAVISIVVFFLPVPAAALGSGSTYAVVYGSDTVCALISGQPTQRILCYNTRLRTNLTLNPGVSFSSIAAGENFLCGVRSGGYSLLCWDDIGSYTLKPKRIYYNDNVLLESLSVGDGQICATVNGTNAVKCWRNDPSTPPNEGLNSISSGVGFSCGVSVRNNRVLCWGKDPVKSGQIQTGFGNQTMVSISAGESHACGLNSTGSLICIGRNESGQLNAPSGQPYLYSDLSLGSNFTCATRSSNSSVTCWGGGAERFNNVTERISFESVTSGSGLICGLISGNLSVMCWSPNNFSRIFLPFQDILPGPCVESSICKCGVYPRSDQLCSGSGSICSKCKISPPPQPPSPPPPPPPPSDSSPSPSPPPSKALTRGLLAFAIVGSVGAFAGICSVVYCLWTGAFLGKKKVHNSVQPTITRGGSSTRSSSSPPSRSLTIRRQGSRMFSMRRQRSGTSSMKHADKAEEFSFSELASATGNFSLENKIGSGSFGVVYRGKLSDGREVAIKRGEVNAKLKKFQEKETAFDSEIAFLSRLHHKHLVRLVGYCEEREEKLLVYDYMKNGALYDHLHDKNNVEKHSSLVNSWKMRIKIALDAARGIEYLHNYAVPPIIHRDIKSSNILLDSNWVARVSDFGLSLMGPELGKDHQHPPMKAAGTVGYIDPEYYSLNVLTDKSDVYGLGVVLLELLTGKRAIFRNGGDVEEGCVPVHLVEYSVSAITMGELGRVLDPRVGSPELGEGDAVELVAYTAMHCVNAEGRNRPTMTDIVGNLERALELCGDSHGSISSGICSIVSEIERD; from the coding sequence ATGAAAAGGTCTATCTTTTCCACCGTGGCGTATCCCGTCACCGTCGCCGTTATCTCAAtcgtcgtcttcttcctccCGGTTCCCGCCGCCGCTTTAGGCTCAGGCTCAACTTACGCCGTCGTGTACGGCTCCGACACCGTCTGCGCCTTAATCTCCGGCCAACCCACGCAGCGTATCCTCTGCTACAACACCCGCCTCCGTACCAACCTCACTCTCAACCCCGGCGTCTCCTTCTCCTCGATCGCCGCCGGTGAGAATTTCCTCTGCGGCGTACGCTCCGGCGGTTACAGCCTCCTCTGCTGGGACGACATCGGAAGCTACACTCTGAAACCGAAGCGAATCTACTACAACGACAACGTTTTGCTCGAGAGTCTCTCCGTCGGCGATGGTCAAATCTGCGCCACCGTTAACGGAACAAACGCCGTGAAATGCTGGAGAAACGATCCGTCGACGCCTCCGAACGAGGGATTAAACTCAATTTCCTCCGGCGTTGGGTTCTCATGCGGCGTCTCGGTTCGAAATAACCGAGTCCTCTGCTGGGGAAAAGATCCGGTTAAATCCGGTCAGATCCAAACCGGATTCGGAAACCAAACGATGGTTAGCATATCAGCCGGAGAGTCGCACGCTTGCGGGTTAAACTCCACGGGAAGTTTGATCTGCATCGGAAGAAACGAATCGGGTCAGCTCAATGCTCCATCGGGTCAACCTTATCTCTACTCGGATCTCTCTCTCGGGTCGAACTTCACTTGCGCGACGCGAAGCTCGAACAGCTCTGTGACTTGCTGGGGAGGTGGAGCAGAGAGGTTCAACAATGTCACGGAACGGATCTCATTCGAGTCAGTTACATCCGGGTCGGGTCTAATCTGCGGGTTGATATCCGGTAACCTATCCGTCATGTGTTGGAGCCCTAATAACTTCTCAAGAATCTTCCTTCCTTTCCAAGATATCTTACCAGGTCCTTGCGTTGAATCATCTATTTGCAAATGTGGTGTGTATCCACGATCTGATCAGCTATGCTCCGGCTCGGGTTCGATCTGCAGCAAATGCAAAATCTCACCTCCTCCACAACcaccatcaccaccaccaccaccaccaccaccgtcagattcatctccatctccatctccgCCGCCGTCGAAGGCGTTAACGAGAGGATTACTAGCTTTTGCGATCGTTGGATCAGTAGGAGCGTTTGCAGGGATATGCAGTGTGGTGTACTGTTTGTGGACCGGAGCTTTCTTGGGGAAGAAGAAAGTTCATAACTCGGTTCAACCGACGATAACCCGCGGCGGTTCGAGTACCCGGTCAAGCAGTTCGCCGCCTTCTCGGTCCTTGACGATAAGACGTCAAGGATCGAGAATGTTTTCGATGAGAAGACAAAGAAGCGGGACGTCTTCGATGAAACACGCGGATAAAGCCGAAGAGTTCTCCTTCTCCGAGCTCGCTTCTGCCACCGGAAACTTCTCCTTAGAGAACAAGATCGGCTCCGGGAGCTTCGGTGTTGTCTACAGAGGCAAACTCAGCGACGGGAGAGAAGTCGCGATAAAACGCGGCGAAGTAAACGCGAAACTGAAGAAGTTTCAGGAGAAAGAAACCGCGTTTGACTCGGAAATCGCGTTTCTATCGAGGCTTCACCACAAGCACTTGGTGAGGCTCGTTGGCTACTGCGAGGAACGAGAGGAGAAGCTTCTGGTTTACGACTACATGAAGAACGGTGCGCTTTACGACCATCTCCACGACAAGAACAACGTGGAGAAACACAGCAGTTTGGTCAACTCGTGGAAAATGCGGATCAAAATCGCGTTGGACGCGGCTAGAGGGATCGAGTATCTACACAACTACGCCGTGCCGCCGATTATTCATAGAGATATCAAGTCATCGAACATCTTGCTCGACTCTAATTGGGTCGCTAGggtttcggatttcgggttgTCGTTAATGGGTCCGGAGCTAGGGAAAGATCACCAGCACCCTCCCATGAAAGCTGCTGGAACGGTCGGGTACATTGATCCGGAATATTACAGTCTCAATGTTTTAACCGACAAGAGTGATGTCTACGGGTTAGGAGTTGTGTTGTTGGAACTGTTGACCGGTAAAAGAGCAATTTTTAGGAACGGTGGGGATGTGGAAGAAGGGTGTGTCCCGGTGCATTTGGTGGAATACTCTGTTTCGGCGATTACAATGGGTGAGCTGGGTCGGGTTTTGGATCCTAGAGTTGGATCGCCGGAGTTAGGGGAAGGAGATGCGGTGGAGCTGGTGGCTTATACGGCGATGCATTGTGTGAATGCTGAAGGCAGAAATCGGCCGACAATGACTGATATTGTCGGAAATTTGGAGAGAGCATTGGAGTTGTGTGGAGATAGTCATGGGAGTATCTCTAGTGGCATTTGCTCTATTGTCTCCGAAATTGAAAGAgattaa
- the LOC106359636 gene encoding jasmonate-induced oxygenase 3-like has protein sequence MNMFQDWPEPIVRVQSLSQSNLKAIPNRYVKPLSQRPNLPSQNHHNKHNPVTAAIPIIDLGGLYTNDITLHAKTLDEISKACKEWGFFQVVNHGMSPQLMDRAKETWRDFFHLPMELKNMHANSPKTYEGYGSRLGVEKGAILDWSDYYYLHYCPLSLKDYTKWPSLSLHRREILEDYCKEMVKLCENLMSILSRNLGLQEDILQNAFGGKEESGGCLRVNYYPKCPQPELTLGLSPHSDPGGLTILLPDEQVAGLQVRGCDDAWITVEPAPHALIVNIGDQIQMLTNSIYKSIEHRVIVSPAKERLSLAFFYNPKGNIPIEPLKELVTEDSPALYSSTTYDQYRQFMRTQGPRSKSHIAELRSPR, from the exons ATCCTTATCCCAAAGCAACCTCAAAGCCATACCAAACCGCTACGTCAAGCCTCTCTCTCAACGTCCAAACTTACCCTCTCAAAACCACCACAACAAACACAACCCTGTCACCGCCGCTATCCCCATCATTGACTTAGGTGGCTTATACACAAACGACATAACTCTACATGCGAAAACACTCGACGAGATCTCAAAAGCTTGTAAAGAATGGGGCTTCTTTCAAGTGGTTAACCATGGGATGAGTCCTCAGCTCATGGACCGAGCAAAAGAAACATGGAGAGACTTCTTTCATCTTCCCATGGAGCTTAAGAACATGCATGCTAATTCGCCAAAAACTTATGAGGGATATGGAAGCCGACTTGGCGTAGAGAAGGGAGCTATTCTTGATTGGAGTGATTACTATTATCTTCATTACTGCCCTTTGTCTTTGAAGGATTACACCAAGTGGCCTTCTTTATCTCTTCATCGCCG AGAAATACTGGAGGATTACTGCAAGGAAATGGTTAAACTGTGCGAAAACTTGATGAGTATATTATCGAGAAACTTGGGATTACAAGAGGACATCCTTCAAAATGCGTTTGGTGGCAAAGAGGAATCTGGAGGATGTTTAAGGGTTAATTATTACCCAAAATGCCCTCAGCCAGAGTTAACACTCGGCCTCTCACCACACTCCGATCCCGGTGGATTGACCATTCTTTTGCCGGACGAGCAAGTCGCCGGCCTTCAGGTCCGTGGATGTGACGACGCTTGGATCACAGTCGAGCCAGCTCCTCATGCTCTCATCGTTAACATTGGTGACCAAATTCAG ATGTTGACCAATTCAATATACAAAAGCATAGAACACAGAGTGATCGTCAGCCCTGCAAAGGAGAGGTTGTCATTGGCATTCTTCTACAACCCAAAGGGCAACATCCCAATCGAGCCATTGAAGGAGCTAGTGACCGAAGATTCACCAGCTCTCTACTCTTCCACGACCTATGATCAATACCGTCAATTCATGCGTACGCAAGGTCCACGTAGCAAGTCTCATATTGCCGAACTTAGATCCCCTCGATAG
- the LOC106359635 gene encoding phosphoinositide phospholipase C 7-like, whose translation MSKQTYKVCFCFRRRYRHTASVAPSEIKTIFDNYSDKGLMTVDHLLRFLTDVQKQDQATREEAQAIVNASSSLLHRNGLHLDAFFKYLSSVNNSPLAYHEVHQDMDAPLSHYFIFTGHNSYLTGNQLSSDCSEVPIIDALRKGVRVIELDLWPNSDEDGIDVLHGRTLTSPVELSRCLNAIQTYAFDVSDYPVVVTLEDHLTPKLQAKVAEMVSEIFGEILFTPPPGECLKEFPSPASLKKRIIISTKPPKEYKKTTDDEDVVKKDRSLGDEEVWGREVPTFTRKDTSDDKNDSNDDDDDDDDEGDKLKKNVPPQYKNLIAIQAGKPKGGMVECLKVDPDKVRRLSLSEEQLEKASEKYAKQIVSFTQRNMLRIYPKGTRITSSNYNPLVGWSHGAQMVAFNMQGQGRSLWVMQGMFRANGGCGYIKKPDILLKSDPVFDPEATLPVKTTLRVTIYMGEGWYYDFPHIHFDRYSPPDFYTRVGIAGVTADTVMRKTKMLEDNWIPDWNEVFEFPLTVPELALLRIEVHEYDMSEKDDFGGQTCLPVWELRQGIRVVPLHNQDGVKCRSVKLLVRLEFV comes from the exons ATGTCGAAGCAAACGTACAAAGTCTGTTTCTGTTTCCGTCGCAGGTACCGACACACGGCATCGGTTGCACCGTCTGAGATCAAGACCATTTTCGATAACTACTCCGACAAAGGGCTCATGACTGTCGATCATCTCCTTAGGTTTCTCACCGATGTTCAGAAACAAGATCAAGCTACGAGAGAAGAAGCTCAAGCGATCGTCAATGCctcatcttctcttcttcaccgCAATGGTCTCCATCTTGATGCTTTCTTCAAATACCTATCCAGTGTTAACAACTCTCCTCTTGCTTATCATGAG GTGCACCAAGACATGGATGCTCCATTGTCACATTATTTCATATTTACGGGGCATAATTCGTATTTAACTGGTAATCAGCTGAGTAGTGACTGCAGTGAAGTACCTATAATAGATGCATTGAGGAAAGGTGTCAGGGTTATTGAATTAGATCTTTGGCCAAACTCAGATGAAGATGGTATTGATGTTCTTCATGGAAG gacACTTACATCACCTGTGGAGCTGAGCAGATGTCTGAATGCTATTCAAACATATGCATTTGATGTGTCAGATTATCCAGTTGTTGTAACTCTTGAAGATCATCTTACTCCAAAACTCCAGGCTAAAGTTGCCGAG ATGGTTAGTGAGATCTTTGGAGAAATTTTGTTTACTCCTCCTCCTGGAGAATGCTTAAAGGAGTTCCCATCACCAGCGTCTTTGAAAAAGCGTATTATCATCTCAACCAAACCTCCAAAAGAGTACAAGAAAACGacagatgatgaagatgtgGTGAAGAAAGATAGGAGTTTGGGTGATGAAGAAGTTTGGGGGAGAGAGGTTCCAACCTTTACTCGGAAGGACACAAGTGATGACAAG AATGAttcaaatgatgatgatgacgacgatgatgatgaaGGAGATAAGTTAAAAAAGAATGTGCCACCACAATATAAGAATCTGATTGCAATCCAGGCTGGGAAACCAAAAGGCGGGATGGTTGAATGTTTGAAAGTGGATCCTGATAAAGTAAGAAGGCTTAGCTTGAGTGAAGAACAACTTGAAAAGGCCTCAGAAAAGTATGCCAAACAGATTGTGAG CTTTACTCAGCGGAATATGCTTCGGATTTACCCAAAAGGAACTAGAATTACTTCATCAAATTACAATCCATTGGTTGGCTGGAGCCATGGTGCTCAAATGGTGGCTTTCAATATGCAG GGACAAGGAAGATCACTATGGGTCATGCAAGGAATGTTCAGAGCCAATGGAGGATGTGGATACATCAAGAAACCAGATATTCTGTTGAAGTCTGACCCTGTGTTTGATCCGGAAGCTACATTACCTGTAAAGACAACACTAAGG GTAACTATCTACATGGGAGAAGGCTGGTACTACGATTTTCCTCACATACACTTTGATAGATATTCTCCACCTGATTTCTATACAAGG GTGGGGATTGCTGGAGTCACAGCGGATACGGTCATGAGGAAGACGAAAATGTTAGAGGATAATTGGATACCAGATTGGAATGAGGTTTTTGAGTTCCCATTAACGGTTCCAGAGCTTGCTCTTTTGCGCATAGAGGTACATGAGTATGACATGTCGGAGAAAGATGATTTTGGAGGCCAAACTTGCTTGCCGGTTTGGGAATTGAGGCAAGGAATACGTGTTGTTCCTTTGCATAATCAGGATGGGGTGAAGTGTAGATCCGTGAAGCTTCTTGTGCGGTTGGAGTTTGTGTGA
- the LOC106360809 gene encoding CTD small phosphatase-like protein isoform X1: protein MAELTQSDVVYSPRSLQVWKTFMNCLAFFYQIFLQILRAVGYHPLLSSSSSKAASDGFKPLPSIELPESPTTVEIASSTTGDRFQRLKVVLDLDETLVCAYETSSLPAALRNQAIEAGLNWFELECLSSDKKESDGKPKINYVTVFERPGLHEFLEQLSQFADLVLFTAGLEGYARPLVDRIDTRKVLSNRLYRPSTVSTPYRDHVKDLLTTSKNMSRTVIVDNNPFSFLLQPSNGIPCIAFSAGQPNDTQLLDVILPLLKQLSEEEDVRPTLYDRFRMPEWFEKQGIPPSCWNP from the exons ATGGCCGAGTTGACTCAGTCCGACGTCGTTTACTCGCCTCGCTCCCTCCAAGTGTGGAAGACTTTCATGAACTGCCTCGCGTTCTTCTACCAGATCTTCCTCCAGATCCTCCGCGCCGTCGGCTACCATCCTctcctctcttcctcctcctctaaAGCCGCCTCCGATGGCTTTAAACCCTTGCCATCCATCGAATTGCCGGAATCTCCCACCACCGTGGAAATCGCCTCCTCCACCACCGGAGACCGTTTCCAGAGACTAAAG GTAGTTCTTGACTTGGATGAGACGTTAGTGTGTGCTTATGAGACCTCTAGTCTACCTGCTGCTTTACGCAATCAAGCCATTGAGGCTGGATTAAACTGGTTCGAACTTGAGTGTTTGTCATCTGACAAG AAGGAAAGTGACGGTAAACCTAAGATCAATTACGTTACGGTATTTGAGCGTCCAGGATTGCACGAGTTCTTAGAGCAGCTTAGTCAGTTTGCTGATCTTGTTCTGTTTACCGCTGGTCTTGAAG GATATGCGAGACCGCTTGTGGATAGAATAGATACCAGGAAAGTACTAAGCAACCGGCTCTATCGACCTTCAACAGTCAGCAC ACCATACCGAGATCACGTGAAGGATCTGTTAACCACATCAAAGAACATGTCTAGGACTGTAATCGTTGACAACAATCCTTTCAGCTTTCTATTGCAACCATCAAATGGGATTCCATGTATTGCATTCTCTGCCGGGCAGCCTAATGACACTCAG CTTTTGGACGTTATTCTACCACTTCTGAAGCAACTttcagaggaagaagatgtaAGACCGACACTTTATGATAGGTTCCGCATGCCTGAATGGTTTGAGAAGCAAGGCATACCACCTTCTTGCTGGAATCCTTAA